One Leucobacter muris DNA segment encodes these proteins:
- the argH gene encoding argininosuccinate lyase encodes MTERIENEDTGNRAAEAGALWGGRFASGPSPALAALSKSTQFDWVLAQYDIRGSKAHATALAAAGYLSDDELRDMRAALDELSARVADGRAVPAADDEDVHSALERLLIEITGVQLGGKLRAGRSRNDQIATLVRLYLLDHAAVIKAQLLDLLDAVAEQAGKHPDAILPGRTHLQHAQPVLLAHQLAAHAWPVVRDLERLRDWAQRAGASPYGGGALAGSSLGLDPRLVARELGLGDPLENSIDGTAARDVVAEFAFICAQIGIDLSRLSEEIIIWNTKEFGFVRLHDGYSTGSSIMPQKKNPDIAELARGKSGRLIGNLTGLLATLKGLPLAYNRDLQEDKEPVFDSVQQLEVLLPAFTGMVATMSFDTERMAELAPQGFSLATDVAEWLVKQGVIFRDAHEISGELVRYCEERGIELHEPSDDELASVSPHLTPGVREVLTIEGSVNSRTGAGGTARVRVEEQLARLNERIAEFRG; translated from the coding sequence GTGACTGAGCGCATCGAGAACGAAGACACTGGCAATCGCGCGGCCGAGGCCGGGGCCCTCTGGGGTGGACGGTTCGCGAGCGGCCCGTCGCCCGCGCTCGCCGCGCTCTCGAAGTCCACGCAGTTCGACTGGGTGCTCGCGCAGTACGACATCCGGGGATCGAAGGCTCACGCCACCGCCCTCGCGGCAGCCGGCTACCTCAGCGACGACGAGCTGCGCGACATGCGCGCGGCGCTCGACGAGCTCTCGGCCCGCGTCGCCGACGGTCGCGCAGTGCCGGCCGCCGACGACGAAGACGTGCACTCCGCGCTCGAGCGGCTGCTCATCGAGATCACGGGTGTGCAGCTCGGGGGCAAGCTCCGCGCGGGCCGCAGCCGCAACGACCAGATCGCCACGCTCGTTCGCCTCTACCTGCTCGACCACGCGGCCGTCATCAAGGCCCAGCTGCTCGACCTGCTCGACGCCGTCGCTGAGCAGGCGGGCAAGCATCCCGACGCGATCCTGCCCGGCCGCACCCACCTGCAGCACGCGCAGCCGGTGCTGCTCGCCCACCAGCTCGCCGCCCACGCCTGGCCCGTCGTGCGCGACCTCGAGCGCCTGCGCGACTGGGCTCAGCGCGCCGGCGCGTCGCCGTACGGGGGCGGAGCGCTCGCCGGATCCTCGCTCGGCCTCGACCCCCGGCTCGTCGCGCGAGAGCTCGGCCTCGGCGATCCGCTCGAGAACTCCATCGACGGCACCGCGGCCCGCGACGTCGTCGCCGAGTTCGCCTTCATCTGCGCCCAGATCGGCATCGACCTCTCGCGCCTCAGCGAGGAGATCATCATCTGGAACACCAAGGAGTTCGGCTTCGTGCGGCTGCACGACGGCTACTCGACCGGATCCAGCATCATGCCGCAGAAGAAGAACCCCGACATCGCCGAGCTCGCGCGCGGCAAGTCGGGCCGCCTGATCGGCAACCTCACGGGCCTGCTCGCGACGCTCAAGGGCCTGCCGCTCGCCTACAACCGCGACCTGCAAGAGGACAAAGAGCCGGTCTTCGACTCCGTGCAGCAACTCGAGGTGCTGCTGCCCGCCTTCACCGGCATGGTCGCGACGATGAGCTTTGACACCGAGCGCATGGCCGAGCTCGCGCCCCAGGGCTTCTCGCTCGCCACCGACGTCGCCGAGTGGCTGGTGAAGCAGGGCGTGATCTTCCGCGACGCGCACGAGATCTCGGGCGAGCTGGTGCGCTACTGCGAAGAACGCGGGATCGAGCTGCACGAGCCGAGCGACGACGAGCTGGCCTCGGTCTCGCCGCACCTCACGCCCGGCGTGCGCGAGGTGCTGACCATCGAGGGTTCGGTGAACTCGCGCACGGGCGCCGGCGGCACCGCGCGGGTGCGCGTCGAGGAGCAGCTGGCCCGCCTGAACGAGCGCATCGCGGAGTTCCGCGGCTAG
- a CDS encoding YncE family protein, which produces MRDTRVTPARTRRAQRSAAIATALAAVAASFAWPAAALAEPDPGPQSGWQASETFTTSHLNPRDVAVSPGNDHLFVNYEDGDVVNVIDVATQAGVDRAVDGWGEPILTVPAPDGYRVLAAGTNDVYSLTPGTWTIASEAGPGVDAMTYSQHTGTVFSVDGGLQLSERNPLTGALERWAGLSNFSMAIAAHPSLPIVYTANLIEESVTAIALDAVEWGDICGCENASTMLDLPGSSPADIAISPDGSALYVLDDAGALFSIDTATFTLTDSRSLDGMFPSASLSVNPVTGEIVAADLLGDVFVIDPASLDVTDTVALSAGLWDTAISPDGTRIYVTNTWDSVISVLEHVAPAPDPATNVRATPGARQAAVLWGASATGSPTYTVTAAGSDQALCVTTATFCIITGLPVGPVQFVVTATTDTGSTPSQPSQAVTITAPAAPASVPMPTGGATIAFAGSQPASALFGQKVDVVATGFAPASFVDVSLHSSPVLLGSGQVGADGTATFQVTIPASGIEPGAHHLVASGFTAQGAPAAAVRQITLAAAPAPKPTPPAPNGGGSNTAADGNRLASTGSDADRGQPLWAAAILLAVGAAAVTAARLRRRA; this is translated from the coding sequence ATGCGCGACACCCGCGTCACCCCCGCCCGCACCCGCCGCGCGCAGCGTTCGGCCGCGATCGCCACGGCCCTCGCAGCGGTCGCCGCATCGTTCGCCTGGCCGGCCGCAGCACTCGCGGAGCCCGATCCCGGCCCCCAGTCGGGGTGGCAGGCCAGCGAGACCTTCACCACGTCGCACCTCAATCCGCGTGATGTCGCCGTCTCGCCCGGCAACGATCACCTGTTCGTGAACTACGAGGATGGCGACGTCGTCAACGTCATCGACGTCGCGACCCAGGCGGGCGTCGACCGCGCAGTCGACGGGTGGGGCGAGCCCATCCTCACCGTGCCCGCGCCCGACGGCTACCGCGTGCTCGCCGCAGGCACCAACGACGTCTACTCGCTGACGCCGGGCACCTGGACCATCGCTTCGGAGGCCGGGCCCGGGGTCGATGCCATGACCTACTCGCAGCACACCGGCACCGTGTTCAGCGTCGATGGCGGCCTCCAACTCTCCGAACGGAACCCGCTCACCGGCGCCCTCGAGCGCTGGGCGGGCCTGAGCAACTTCAGCATGGCGATCGCCGCTCACCCCTCGTTGCCGATCGTCTACACGGCCAACCTGATCGAGGAGTCGGTCACCGCCATCGCTCTCGACGCCGTGGAGTGGGGAGACATCTGCGGCTGCGAGAACGCCTCGACGATGCTCGATCTACCCGGCTCCTCCCCGGCCGACATCGCGATCTCCCCCGACGGCTCCGCGCTCTACGTGCTCGACGACGCGGGTGCGCTCTTCTCGATCGACACCGCGACCTTCACCCTCACCGACTCGCGGAGCCTCGACGGCATGTTCCCCTCGGCCTCGCTCTCGGTGAATCCCGTGACGGGTGAGATCGTCGCCGCCGACCTGCTGGGCGACGTCTTCGTCATCGATCCCGCGAGCCTCGACGTCACCGACACCGTCGCGCTGTCCGCCGGCCTCTGGGACACCGCGATCTCCCCCGACGGCACCCGCATCTACGTCACGAACACGTGGGACAGCGTGATCTCGGTGCTCGAGCACGTCGCCCCCGCCCCGGATCCCGCCACGAACGTGCGGGCCACACCCGGCGCCCGTCAGGCCGCGGTGCTCTGGGGCGCCTCGGCGACTGGCTCCCCCACCTACACCGTCACCGCGGCCGGCAGCGACCAGGCGCTCTGCGTCACGACCGCCACGTTCTGCATCATCACCGGCCTGCCCGTCGGCCCCGTGCAGTTCGTCGTGACCGCGACCACCGACACCGGGTCCACGCCGTCGCAGCCGTCGCAGGCGGTCACGATCACGGCCCCCGCGGCCCCGGCGTCGGTTCCGATGCCCACGGGCGGCGCCACCATCGCCTTCGCCGGGTCCCAGCCCGCCTCCGCACTGTTCGGCCAGAAGGTCGACGTGGTGGCCACGGGATTCGCACCCGCCTCCTTCGTCGACGTCTCGCTGCACTCCTCCCCCGTGCTGCTCGGCTCGGGCCAGGTCGGCGCCGACGGCACCGCCACCTTCCAGGTGACGATCCCCGCGAGCGGCATCGAGCCCGGCGCCCACCACCTCGTCGCCTCGGGCTTCACCGCCCAGGGCGCCCCCGCGGCGGCCGTGCGTCAGATCACGCTCGCGGCCGCCCCGGCACCGAAGCCGACCCCGCCCGCGCCGAACGGCGGCGGATCGAACACGGCCGCCGACGGGAACCGCCTCGCGAGCACCGGTTCCGATGCCGACCGCGGCCAGCCCCTCTGGGCCGCGGCGATCCTGCTCGCCGTCGGAGCCGCGGCCGTCACCGCCGCGCGCCTGCGCCGCCGCGCCTGA
- the tyrS gene encoding tyrosine--tRNA ligase yields MSGVSVAEERAEILAAQRNDDSFATLWDELQWRGLVHVSTDPEALSELLEGESFTYYCGFDPTAPSLHLGNLVQLLLLRRLQLKGHKPLGLVGGSTGLIGDPRPTAERTLNSRETVAEWVTRLQGQVTRFLASDGENAVRLVNNLDWTAPLSAIDFLREVGKHFRVGTMLKKDAVAARLNSDEGISYTEFSYQVLQGFDFLELFRQYDCVLQSGGSDQWGNLTSGTDLIRKVEGRSAHAVGTPLITNADGTKFGKSEGNAIWLDPEMCSPYTFYQFWLNQADADVIDRLKVFTFLSRAEIEDYERQVAEEPFKRAAQKRLALEVTTLVHGAAAAQGAIDASEALFGRGDLAALDESTLRGAVSELPQVVLPPTAKFIARPITQLMVEAGLVKSAGEARRAIAQGGVYVNNAAVESEDRALEAADLLHGRFAVLRRGKKTLAGVVAAG; encoded by the coding sequence ATGTCAGGCGTGTCTGTAGCAGAAGAACGAGCCGAGATCCTGGCCGCCCAGCGCAACGACGACAGCTTCGCCACCCTGTGGGACGAACTGCAGTGGCGCGGGCTGGTGCACGTGTCGACCGACCCCGAGGCGCTGTCCGAGCTGCTCGAGGGTGAGTCGTTCACCTATTACTGCGGGTTCGACCCGACGGCGCCGAGCCTGCACCTCGGCAACCTCGTCCAGCTGCTGCTGCTGCGTCGACTGCAGCTCAAGGGCCACAAGCCGCTCGGCCTCGTCGGCGGTTCCACCGGACTGATCGGTGATCCGCGCCCCACCGCCGAGCGCACCCTCAACAGCCGCGAGACCGTGGCCGAGTGGGTCACGCGCCTGCAGGGGCAGGTGACGCGGTTCCTCGCGAGCGACGGCGAGAACGCGGTGCGCCTCGTCAACAACCTCGACTGGACGGCCCCGCTGAGCGCGATCGACTTCCTGCGCGAGGTGGGCAAGCACTTCCGCGTCGGCACCATGCTGAAGAAGGACGCGGTCGCCGCGCGCCTCAACTCCGACGAGGGCATCAGCTACACCGAGTTCAGCTACCAGGTGCTGCAGGGCTTCGACTTCCTCGAGCTGTTCCGCCAGTACGACTGCGTGCTGCAGTCGGGCGGCAGCGACCAGTGGGGCAACCTGACGAGCGGCACCGACCTGATCCGCAAGGTCGAGGGGCGCTCGGCGCACGCCGTCGGCACCCCGCTGATCACGAACGCCGACGGCACGAAGTTCGGCAAGAGCGAGGGCAACGCCATCTGGCTCGACCCCGAGATGTGCTCGCCCTACACCTTCTACCAGTTCTGGCTCAACCAGGCCGACGCCGACGTGATCGACCGCCTCAAGGTGTTCACCTTCCTGTCGCGCGCCGAGATCGAGGACTACGAGCGCCAGGTCGCCGAGGAGCCCTTCAAGCGCGCCGCGCAGAAGCGGCTCGCGCTCGAGGTGACCACGCTGGTGCACGGCGCCGCCGCGGCGCAGGGCGCCATCGACGCCTCTGAGGCGCTGTTCGGCCGCGGTGACCTCGCGGCGCTCGACGAGTCGACGCTGCGGGGCGCGGTGTCCGAGCTGCCGCAGGTCGTGCTTCCCCCCACTGCCAAGTTTATTGCTAGGCCCATCACGCAGCTGATGGTCGAGGCCGGGCTCGTGAAGAGCGCGGGCGAGGCTCGCCGCGCGATCGCGCAGGGCGGCGTCTACGTGAACAACGCCGCGGTCGAGAGCGAGGATCGCGCCCTCGAGGCGGCCGACCTGCTGCACGGGCGGTTCGCGGTGCTGCGCCGCGGCAAGAAGACCCTCGCGGGCGTCGTCGCGGCGGGCTGA
- a CDS encoding helix-turn-helix domain-containing protein: protein MRPVHPTADETPVRIGAQLRSTRRAQSMTLEQLANATGLTKGFLSRIERDDTMPSVPTLVQICQALSLPVGNLFEAPDVQRVALADAPRINMGGSGADERLITPRTEERVQLLRSSLEPHANGGDELYTVNCAVESLHVVSGAVIVEFAGREDVLEAGDTLTFPGRTPHTWRTADAGAEVVWVLVPAAWSGSA from the coding sequence ATGAGACCGGTACACCCCACCGCAGACGAGACGCCCGTGCGCATCGGAGCGCAGCTGCGATCCACCCGCCGCGCCCAGTCGATGACCCTGGAGCAGCTCGCGAACGCGACCGGCCTCACCAAGGGCTTCCTCAGCCGCATCGAGCGCGACGACACCATGCCCAGCGTGCCCACGCTCGTGCAGATCTGCCAGGCGCTGTCGCTGCCCGTCGGCAACCTGTTCGAAGCGCCCGACGTGCAGCGCGTCGCCCTCGCCGACGCCCCGCGCATCAACATGGGCGGCAGCGGCGCCGACGAGCGCCTCATCACGCCCCGCACCGAGGAGCGCGTGCAGCTGCTGCGATCCTCCCTCGAGCCCCACGCGAACGGGGGCGACGAGCTCTACACCGTCAACTGCGCCGTGGAGTCGCTGCACGTGGTCTCGGGCGCCGTGATCGTCGAGTTCGCCGGGCGCGAGGACGTGCTCGAAGCCGGCGACACCCTCACTTTCCCCGGGCGTACCCCGCACACCTGGCGCACCGCCGACGCGGGAGCCGAGGTGGTGTGGGTGCTGGTGCCCGCCGCGTGGAGCGGATCGGCCTAG
- the speB gene encoding agmatinase encodes MTEHTPQGPVDASLTPRYAGIATFAKLPRIEDVPAADIAVVGVPFDTGVSFRPGARFGPSHVREASRLLRPYNPAQDISPFARKQVVDAGDIVANPFSLDEAVRQVEEAATELGEQVDKIVTIGGDHTIALPLLRAINKKHGPVAVLHFDAHLDTWDTYFGAPTTHGTPFRRASEEGLIDLTASMHGGTRGPLYGKGDLEDDVKLGFQIVTSEFIEEHGIPAALEKIRERVGDKPLYISIDIDVLDPAHAPGTGTPEAGGLTSREMLRLIRGLADLQIVGADVVEVAPAYDHAQITAVAASHVVYELVSAMAGRD; translated from the coding sequence GTGACCGAACACACGCCTCAGGGCCCGGTCGACGCGAGCCTCACCCCGCGCTACGCCGGGATCGCGACCTTCGCCAAGCTGCCCCGCATCGAGGACGTGCCCGCCGCCGACATCGCCGTCGTGGGCGTTCCCTTCGACACGGGGGTGAGCTTCCGCCCGGGCGCGCGCTTCGGCCCCTCGCACGTGCGCGAGGCCTCCCGCCTGCTGCGCCCCTACAACCCTGCGCAGGACATCTCGCCCTTCGCCCGCAAGCAGGTCGTCGACGCCGGCGACATCGTGGCCAACCCCTTCAGCCTCGACGAGGCGGTGCGCCAGGTCGAGGAGGCCGCCACCGAGCTCGGCGAGCAGGTCGACAAGATCGTCACCATCGGAGGAGACCACACCATCGCCCTGCCGCTGCTGCGCGCCATCAACAAGAAGCACGGCCCCGTCGCGGTGCTGCACTTCGACGCCCACCTCGACACCTGGGACACCTACTTCGGCGCGCCCACCACGCACGGCACCCCGTTCCGCCGCGCATCGGAGGAGGGCCTCATCGACCTGACCGCCTCGATGCACGGCGGCACCCGCGGCCCGCTCTACGGCAAGGGCGACCTCGAAGACGACGTGAAGCTCGGCTTCCAGATCGTCACGAGCGAGTTCATCGAGGAGCACGGGATCCCCGCGGCCCTCGAGAAGATCCGTGAGCGCGTGGGCGACAAGCCCCTCTACATCTCGATCGACATCGACGTGCTGGATCCCGCGCACGCCCCGGGCACCGGCACGCCCGAGGCCGGGGGTCTCACCAGCCGCGAGATGCTCCGCCTCATCCGCGGCCTCGCCGATCTGCAGATCGTCGGCGCCGACGTCGTCGAGGTCGCACCGGCCTACGACCACGCCCAGATCACCGCGGTCGCCGCGAGCCACGTCGTGTACGAGCTCGTGAGCGCGATGGCCGGCCGCGACTGA
- a CDS encoding YybH family protein: MHTPTEADVLAAADAIIEAFAATDTAAYFAGFSADASFVFHPESARLNSRAEYEALWAGWIASGWRVSACSSSDRLVQPFPGGAVFSHTVATSIDSAEGPDSYVERESIVFRVAETGGLEAIHEHLSTVPDDGSAA, translated from the coding sequence ATGCACACCCCCACCGAGGCCGACGTGCTCGCCGCGGCCGACGCCATCATCGAGGCGTTCGCGGCGACCGACACCGCCGCCTACTTCGCCGGTTTCTCAGCCGACGCCAGCTTCGTCTTCCACCCCGAGTCCGCGCGCCTGAACTCGCGCGCCGAGTACGAGGCCCTCTGGGCGGGCTGGATCGCCTCCGGCTGGCGGGTCAGCGCCTGCAGCTCCAGCGACCGCCTCGTGCAGCCGTTCCCCGGAGGCGCCGTCTTCAGCCACACCGTCGCCACGAGCATCGACTCCGCCGAGGGCCCCGACTCCTACGTCGAGCGCGAGAGCATCGTCTTCCGCGTCGCCGAGACGGGCGGCCTCGAAGCGATCCACGAGCACCTTTCGACGGTGCCGGACGACGGGAGCGCGGCGTGA
- a CDS encoding purine-cytosine permease family protein, with amino-acid sequence MTSPETMAVNLDGHDDSAGPVRGTQSLLRIAMIWLAANLVVTTLLTGTLFTPAVSFGTASAMIVVGTLIGVIVLVLIGNMGTRTGLPTMALTRGSFGIRGSLVPAAANLIILMGWSWVQAMLAGVTVNYLVHEATGFSNPMLFSAICQAIVVVLAIFGHTGISRVEPWLALAILVVMGFVFAAAFGAFSPAEFAAIPVDAELGGTPFITLDMVIATAISWTVLSADMNRHAKSSTAGIVGSGIGYTLSTTIAMFLGLVAFSAVLLHGDREPIPFDPATIVAEFGWPLGIAIFLSVMATNTMVVFGMVTSVVNAQSKWHLKFLPTALVLGAISVIGSTFLGLLNQFTDFLFVISAFFVPVFAIMIADYYLLKHRGYSRQILHERSESRYWYTGGVNWVAVVVWVIGAVLSYVLAYVAPSPIGANIPAFAVSFLLYLGLMVLIGRGGAWGLRDPRDADPTGHLLDGADETAALRLER; translated from the coding sequence GTGACCTCTCCCGAGACCATGGCCGTCAACCTCGACGGCCACGACGACTCCGCGGGCCCGGTGCGCGGCACACAGTCGCTGCTGCGCATCGCCATGATCTGGCTCGCGGCAAACCTGGTCGTGACCACGCTGCTCACCGGCACGCTCTTCACCCCGGCCGTCTCGTTCGGCACCGCGTCGGCGATGATCGTGGTCGGCACGCTCATCGGCGTGATCGTGCTCGTGCTGATCGGCAACATGGGCACGCGCACGGGTCTGCCGACGATGGCTCTCACCCGCGGATCCTTCGGGATCAGGGGCAGCCTCGTGCCGGCGGCTGCGAACCTCATCATCCTCATGGGGTGGAGCTGGGTGCAGGCGATGCTCGCGGGCGTCACCGTCAACTACCTCGTGCACGAGGCGACCGGCTTCTCGAATCCCATGCTCTTCTCGGCAATCTGCCAGGCCATCGTGGTGGTGCTGGCGATCTTCGGGCACACGGGCATCTCGCGCGTCGAGCCCTGGCTCGCCCTCGCGATTCTCGTGGTCATGGGCTTCGTGTTCGCGGCGGCCTTCGGGGCGTTCAGCCCTGCGGAGTTCGCGGCGATCCCGGTCGACGCCGAACTGGGCGGCACGCCCTTCATCACGCTGGACATGGTCATCGCGACCGCGATCTCGTGGACGGTGCTCTCGGCCGACATGAACCGGCACGCGAAGAGCAGCACCGCGGGCATCGTGGGGTCGGGCATCGGGTACACCCTGTCGACGACGATCGCCATGTTCCTCGGCCTCGTCGCTTTCAGCGCGGTGCTGCTGCACGGCGACCGCGAGCCGATCCCGTTCGATCCGGCCACCATCGTCGCCGAGTTCGGCTGGCCGCTCGGCATCGCGATCTTCCTGTCGGTCATGGCGACCAACACGATGGTGGTGTTCGGCATGGTGACGTCGGTGGTGAACGCCCAGTCGAAGTGGCACCTGAAGTTCCTGCCCACCGCGCTCGTGCTCGGGGCGATCTCGGTGATCGGCTCGACCTTCCTCGGGCTGCTGAACCAGTTCACCGACTTCCTGTTCGTCATCAGCGCGTTCTTCGTGCCGGTGTTCGCGATCATGATCGCCGACTACTACCTGCTCAAGCACCGCGGCTACTCGCGGCAGATCCTGCACGAGCGGTCCGAGAGCCGCTACTGGTACACGGGCGGCGTCAACTGGGTCGCCGTCGTGGTCTGGGTGATCGGCGCCGTGCTGTCGTACGTGCTCGCCTATGTCGCCCCGAGCCCGATCGGCGCGAACATCCCGGCGTTCGCGGTGAGCTTCCTGCTGTATCTCGGCCTCATGGTGCTCATCGGTCGGGGCGGGGCCTGGGGCCTGCGCGACCCGCGCGACGCCGACCCCACGGGGCACCTGCTCGACGGCGCCGACGAGACGGCGGCGCTGCGACTGGAGCGCTGA
- a CDS encoding tetratricopeptide repeat protein, with protein sequence MKTLQADVQERVARHLAMVAMLIDEDPELAHQHALSASRRAGRIPVARETLAITAYRTGDFALALRELRTYRRLSGLDGHLALMVDCERGLGRPEKALETGLEADTSKLDTEQRVHLAIAMSGARLDLGQTQQALFELEIPELNPQRVFSWSPELFGAYAAVLEDLGRDDEAREWYRHADRAAGALQDHLGSLDQLEVFEIHESEFDLEEASDDEDPADVDARVEGAAEESEQRSDAADDTRPEEDAVAPAEAEPEAGAAIGDAAAPAGEDEGLSAPDAEDEIAAEVAELLAEAGIGEAERPESAEDRS encoded by the coding sequence TTGAAGACGCTGCAGGCCGACGTGCAGGAGCGCGTGGCGCGCCATCTCGCAATGGTGGCGATGCTCATCGACGAGGATCCCGAGCTCGCGCATCAGCACGCCCTCTCGGCGAGCCGACGCGCGGGCCGGATTCCCGTCGCCCGCGAGACGCTCGCGATCACGGCTTACCGCACCGGCGACTTCGCGCTCGCGCTGCGCGAACTGCGCACCTATCGGCGACTGAGCGGCCTCGACGGGCATCTCGCGCTGATGGTCGACTGCGAACGCGGCCTCGGCCGGCCGGAGAAGGCGCTCGAGACCGGCCTCGAGGCCGACACCTCGAAGCTCGACACCGAGCAGCGGGTGCACCTCGCGATCGCGATGTCGGGCGCCCGCCTCGACCTGGGGCAGACGCAGCAGGCGCTCTTCGAGCTCGAGATCCCGGAGCTCAATCCGCAGCGCGTGTTCTCGTGGAGCCCCGAGCTCTTCGGAGCCTATGCGGCGGTGCTCGAGGATCTCGGACGCGACGACGAGGCGCGCGAGTGGTACCGTCATGCCGACCGCGCAGCGGGCGCTCTGCAGGACCATCTCGGATCGCTCGACCAGCTCGAGGTCTTCGAGATCCACGAGTCCGAGTTCGACCTCGAAGAGGCGTCCGACGACGAGGATCCCGCGGACGTCGACGCGCGTGTCGAGGGCGCGGCTGAGGAGTCGGAGCAGCGGAGCGACGCTGCGGATGACACCCGGCCGGAGGAGGATGCGGTGGCTCCCGCGGAGGCGGAGCCCGAGGCGGGGGCCGCCATCGGCGACGCTGCGGCTCCGGCTGGCGAGGATGAGGGGCTGAGCGCCCCCGACGCCGAGGACGAGATCGCGGCCGAGGTCGCCGAACTGCTCGCCGAGGCCGGCATCGGGGAGGCAGAGCGGCCCGAGAGCGCGGAGGATCGGTCGTAG
- a CDS encoding HAD-IIA family hydrolase, with product MALFGKKRTPLGAAPIEGRELLLSDLDGVVYRGPGAIPGAVEQLNLAAERARLAYITNNASRTDASVAEHLQGLGLRARPEDVVTSPQAAVALLAGSVPAGSRVLVVGGDGLVDELQKAGFEVTRSADDDPAAVVQGFAPDVGWVHLAEAAFALAEQPGRDPLPWIATNTDWTIPVARGLAPGNGTLVSAVHTAVQRLPVFAGKPETPIFEAAFERFGTRNALMLGDRLDTDIKGARAAGIPSLQVLTGVDRPKQLIAASRDMQPDYIVATLAELHEPYPATEQLRDGTVQVGSAKVRMDGHVARVVAEGEAPLDLLRAGCAAVWGSGLAIYGLKIPEILYEDHWR from the coding sequence GTGGCGCTGTTCGGGAAGAAGCGCACCCCGCTCGGAGCGGCGCCGATCGAGGGCCGGGAGCTGCTGCTCTCCGACCTCGACGGCGTCGTCTACCGCGGACCCGGCGCGATCCCGGGAGCCGTCGAGCAGCTGAACCTCGCGGCCGAGCGGGCGCGCCTCGCCTACATCACGAACAACGCCTCCCGCACCGACGCCTCGGTCGCGGAGCACCTCCAGGGCCTCGGTCTGCGGGCGCGCCCCGAAGACGTGGTCACCTCGCCCCAGGCGGCGGTCGCGCTGCTCGCCGGGTCGGTTCCCGCCGGGTCGCGGGTGCTGGTGGTGGGCGGCGACGGCCTGGTCGACGAGTTGCAGAAGGCCGGCTTCGAGGTGACTCGCAGCGCCGACGACGACCCCGCCGCCGTGGTGCAGGGCTTCGCCCCCGACGTGGGGTGGGTGCACCTTGCCGAGGCCGCGTTCGCGCTCGCCGAGCAGCCGGGGCGCGATCCGCTGCCCTGGATCGCGACGAACACCGACTGGACGATCCCCGTCGCCCGCGGGCTCGCCCCGGGCAACGGCACCCTCGTATCGGCCGTGCACACGGCCGTGCAGCGGCTGCCGGTCTTCGCGGGCAAACCGGAGACGCCGATCTTCGAAGCGGCGTTCGAGCGCTTCGGCACGCGCAATGCGCTGATGCTGGGCGACCGGCTCGACACCGACATCAAGGGGGCGCGAGCGGCGGGCATCCCGTCGCTGCAGGTGCTCACGGGCGTCGATCGGCCGAAGCAGCTCATCGCGGCATCGCGGGACATGCAGCCCGACTACATCGTCGCCACCCTCGCCGAGCTGCACGAGCCCTACCCCGCGACCGAGCAGCTGCGCGACGGCACCGTGCAGGTCGGCTCCGCGAAGGTGCGCATGGACGGGCACGTCGCCCGGGTCGTCGCCGAGGGGGAGGCTCCGCTCGATCTGCTGCGCGCCGGCTGCGCCGCGGTCTGGGGATCCGGGCTCGCGATCTACGGTCTGAAGATTCCCGAGATCCTGTACGAGGATCACTGGCGCTGA